The stretch of DNA TACGGTTCCCTGTAAAAATGGCGGTGCCCGGCTGCACCGCAAGCGGCAAAAAATATCATTGTTTGTGGTTGGGGGGACCCGCTGGATGCTGCTGCGCCCCTGTAGCCGCTGCCGAGCCCGCGAGGTTGCGACAAGGCCCGCAGGGCCTTCATGGGTCTTGAGATCGCCGCGTCCCTGCGGGCCGATCGCAGCCTGCGGCAGCGGCTACACGAAGCCAGACCCCGCCTGTAGCCGCTGCCGAGCCTGCGAGGCTGCGACAAGTCCCGCAGGGCCTTCATGGGTCTTGAGATCGCCGTGTCCCTTTGGGCCGATCGCAGCCTGCGGCAGCGGCTACAGGGTTTTGTGTGGGGGCTAAAAGCAAAAAAGGCGCCCGAGGAGGGCGCCAAGGAGTCACCTGAACCGAGGGAGCCAGGCGAGCCCGTTCGCAGGGGTGTCGCGGTGGTAAGGCGCGACTGAACGGAAGAGGGCAGCGGCGCCCGCCGCGATGGCGGGCGCGGGGTGTCATTTGCCGAGCTTGATCCGCGTCCAGCCGCGGTTCATCACGCGCTGGATGGCGATCGGCTGGTCGGGTACCGCGTACAGGGTGGCGAGCACGGCCTGCGGCGGGTACGAGGCCGGGTCGTTGCGGATGGCTTCGTCCACCAGCGGCGTGGCGGCGGCGTTGGCGTTGCTGTAGCCGAGGCTGTTGGTGACCTCGGCGATGATGTCCGGGCGCATCAGGAAGTTCATGAACAGGTAGGCGTTGTCGACGTTGGCCGCGTCCTTGGGCATGGCCATCATGTCGTAGAAGCTGCCGGCGCCTTCCTTGGGAATGCTGAAGGCGACCTTTTCCTTGTTGCCGGCCTCTTCGGCGCGCGAGCGGGCCTGCAGCACGTCGCCGGAGTAACCCACGGCCACGCAGATATTGCCGTTGGCCAGGTCGGAGATGTACTTGGAGGAATGGAAGTAGGTCACCGAAGGACGGATCTTCATGAACAGCGCCTCGGCCTCGAGGATCTGCGCCTTGTCCTTGCTGGTCACCGGGTAGCCCAGGTAGTGCAGGGCGGCGGGGAGCATTTCCGTCGGCGAGTCGAGGAAGCTGATTCCGCAAGCCTTGAGCTTCTCGGCGTTCTCCGGCTTGAACAGCAGGTCCCAGGAGTTGGTCGGCGCGTCGCTACCGAGCACCGCCTTGACCTTGTCCGGGTTGTAGCCGATGCCGATCGAGCCCCACATGTACGGGAAGGCGTGAGCGTTGTCCGGGTCGCTGGCGGCGACGTTCTGCAGCAGCACCGGGTTGAGGTTCTTCCAGTTCGGCAGTCGCGACTTGTCCAGTTCCTGGTAGACCCCGGCCTTGATCTGCTTGGCCATAAAGCTGTTGGACGGGACCACGATGTCATAGCCGGACTTGCCGGTGAGCAGGCGCGCTTCCAGGGTTTCGTTGCTGTCGAAGACATCGTAGATGACATGGATGCCGGTCTCGGCCTCGAACTTCTTCAGGGTGTCCGGGGCGATATAGTCCGACCAGTTGTAGACACGCAGCTCCTTGTCGCTGGCTTGAGCGCCGGTCACCATCGTGCCCATCAAGGACAGGGTCAGCATGGTTTTGGCGAACAGTGTCCTGCCAAGCATTTTCATCACTACAACTCCATTTCTTATTGTGCAGAATTGCTGCATTCGCAATGCGGTGTGTCAGGGTGGGCGCCATCGCCAGCAAGCTGGCTCCTACAGGGACGGTGCATGTCTGTAGGAGCGAGCGTGCTGGCGATCCAGGCGCTGCCGTGTGTCGTGAACGCGATGGCCTAGGCCGTCGCAGGCGCTGGTGCAGCAGGTTTGCTGGCGGCCGCTGGCTGCCAGGCTTCGTTGGCGGTGTAGTCCATGGCTTCCTGGATCGCCCGCTTGCGGGCCGCTTCGGCGCGCCGGCCGAAGTACCAGACCAGGAAGGTCACCAGCGACACCGCCAGCAAGATCAGGCTGGCCACCGCGTTGATCTCCGGTTTCACCCCGAGGCGCACCGCCGAGAACACTTCCATCGGCAAGGTGGTGGAACCCGGGCCGGAGACGAAGCTCGCCAGCACCAGATCGTCCAGGGACAGGGCGAAGGACATCATGCCGCCGGCCGCCAGCGACGGGGCGATCATCGGGATGGTGATCAGGAAGAACACCTTCCACGGCCGCGCCCCCAGGTCCATGGCCGCCTCTTCGATGGACAGGTCCAGCTCACGCAAGCGCGCGGAGACTACCACGGCCACATAGGCGGCGCAGAATGTGGTGTGGGCGATCCAGATGGTGACGATGCCACGCTCCTGCGGCCAGCCGATCAACTGGGCCATGGCCACGAACAACAGCAGCAGCGACAGGCCGGTGATCACCTCCGGCATCACCAGCGGCGCGGTGACCAGGCCGCCGAACAGGGTGCGGCCCTTGAAGCGGGTGACCCGGGTCAGCACGAAGGCCGCCAGGGTGCCCAGGGCCACCGCGGCGATCGCGGTGTAGCAGGCGATCTCCAGGGAGCGCACCACCGAGCCCATCAACTGCTGGTTATCCAGCAGGCCGACGTACCACTTCACCGACCAGCCGCCCCAGACCGTCACCAGCTTGGAGGCGTTGAACGAGTAGATCACCAGGATCAGCATCGGCAGGTAAATGAACACCAGGCCGAGCACCAGCATCAGGCTGGAAAATCCGAAACGTTTCATGCCCGTCCCTCCATCTCTTTGGCCTGGCTGCGGTTGAACAGCAGGATCGGAATAATCAGGATCGCCAGCATCACCACCGCCAGGGCGGAGGCCACCGGCCAGTCGCGGTTGTTGAAGAACTCCTGCCACAGCACGCGGCCGATCATCAGGGTCTCCGGGCCGCCCAGCAGCTCGGGAATCACGAACTCGCCGACCACCGGAATGAACACCAGCATGCAACCGGCAATGATGCCGTTCTTGGCCAGGGGCACGGTGATTTTCCAGAAGTTGTTGAAGTTGCTCGAACCCAGGTCCGACGCGGCCTCCAGCAGGCTTTGGTCGTGCTTGACCAGGTTGGCGTACAGCGGCAGCACCATGAACGGCAGGTAGGCGTAGACCACGCCGATATAGACCGCGGTGTTGGTGTTGAGGATCTCGATCGGTTCCGAGGTCAGGCCGCTCCACATCAGGAAACCGTTGAGCAAACCGTTGTTGCTGAGGATGCCCATCCAGGCATAGACGCGGATCAGGATCGCGGTCCAGGTCGGCATCATGATCAGCAGCAGCAAGACGTTCTGGGTTTCCTTGCTGGCCTTGGTGATCGCGTAGGCCATGGGGAAGCCGATTACCAGACACATCAGGGTGCTGAGCAGGGCGACTTTCAGCGAGCCGAGGTAGGCTGAGATGTACAGCTCGTCACCCACCAGCAGCGCGTAGTTGCCGACGTTGAGCAGCAGCTGGAATTTCTGTTCGGCGAAGCTGTAGATCTCCGAGTAGGGCGGAATGGCCAGGGCCGCTTCCGAGAAGCTGATCTTCATCACCAGGAAAAACGGCAGCATGAAGAACAGGAACAGCCAGAGGAATGGAATGCCGATCACCAGCTTGCGACCGCTGGGCAGCACACGGGACAAACGCTGATTG from Pseudomonas chlororaphis subsp. chlororaphis encodes:
- a CDS encoding polyamine ABC transporter substrate-binding protein, coding for MLGRTLFAKTMLTLSLMGTMVTGAQASDKELRVYNWSDYIAPDTLKKFEAETGIHVIYDVFDSNETLEARLLTGKSGYDIVVPSNSFMAKQIKAGVYQELDKSRLPNWKNLNPVLLQNVAASDPDNAHAFPYMWGSIGIGYNPDKVKAVLGSDAPTNSWDLLFKPENAEKLKACGISFLDSPTEMLPAALHYLGYPVTSKDKAQILEAEALFMKIRPSVTYFHSSKYISDLANGNICVAVGYSGDVLQARSRAEEAGNKEKVAFSIPKEGAGSFYDMMAMPKDAANVDNAYLFMNFLMRPDIIAEVTNSLGYSNANAAATPLVDEAIRNDPASYPPQAVLATLYAVPDQPIAIQRVMNRGWTRIKLGK
- a CDS encoding ABC transporter permease subunit yields the protein MKRFGFSSLMLVLGLVFIYLPMLILVIYSFNASKLVTVWGGWSVKWYVGLLDNQQLMGSVVRSLEIACYTAIAAVALGTLAAFVLTRVTRFKGRTLFGGLVTAPLVMPEVITGLSLLLLFVAMAQLIGWPQERGIVTIWIAHTTFCAAYVAVVVSARLRELDLSIEEAAMDLGARPWKVFFLITIPMIAPSLAAGGMMSFALSLDDLVLASFVSGPGSTTLPMEVFSAVRLGVKPEINAVASLILLAVSLVTFLVWYFGRRAEAARKRAIQEAMDYTANEAWQPAAASKPAAPAPATA
- a CDS encoding ABC transporter permease subunit; this translates as MPSGRKLVIGIPFLWLFLFFMLPFFLVMKISFSEAALAIPPYSEIYSFAEQKFQLLLNVGNYALLVGDELYISAYLGSLKVALLSTLMCLVIGFPMAYAITKASKETQNVLLLLIMMPTWTAILIRVYAWMGILSNNGLLNGFLMWSGLTSEPIEILNTNTAVYIGVVYAYLPFMVLPLYANLVKHDQSLLEAASDLGSSNFNNFWKITVPLAKNGIIAGCMLVFIPVVGEFVIPELLGGPETLMIGRVLWQEFFNNRDWPVASALAVVMLAILIIPILLFNRSQAKEMEGRA